In a genomic window of Lycium ferocissimum isolate CSIRO_LF1 chromosome 9, AGI_CSIRO_Lferr_CH_V1, whole genome shotgun sequence:
- the LOC132029649 gene encoding homeobox protein ATH1, translating to MVERHPIIDENFLHTTIVPISFPETVSLNNQNHIMDGQNHIMDGHGIPYPFMLQGEAINTSQACLDLPNFPRAVDTEAIHNGMPMGRNRIKEFSLSTSYPISNAYTEDQYMEGIPIPAVCLANLLAARNAMHEYPENLTVLAPLSHPAEGQKIDGLNYPNVLNHSFGSYRNYEFDGVPEIGGTVVGRTGSQPFQLTENVNSNTWFSSETASLRSDSPSGSSRFSNELSLSLTTSQSGVACGTNQCSDITCSGVTNHAFPQRRFDSELTSCNSRNLSLNFGSYKPVHLSQFLTGSRYLRVMQEILSEIAQLSLQNPNSVSYRGNGTEFGANTSFALGSDTGRGYAAMNSDDLPDGDQIIIGHMDSEAKKKNLVALLQVVDDQYNQCLDEIHMVISAFHAVTELDPSIHARFALQTISSLYKNLRDRISNYILAMGEHFNKGGESGVEKSFETTFIQKQWALQQLKRKDHQLWRPQRGLPERSVSVLRAWMFQNFLHPYPKDAEKQLLAVKSGLSRSQVSNWFINARVRLWKPMIEEMYAEMNRRKIRTGNEDEANHRRNQKIIENRLFTMK from the exons ATGGTGGAGCGTCATCCTATTATAGACGAAAATTTTCTTCATACAACCATTGTTCCCATTAGCTTTCCCGAAACAGTTAGTTTGAACAATCAAAACCACATTATGGATGGACAAAACCATATCATGGATGGACATGGAATTCCTTATCCTTTTATGCTGCAAGGAGAAGCCATAAACACTTCTCAAGCTTGTCTAGATCTACCAAATTTTCCTCGAGCTGTTGACACTGAAGCTATTCACAATGGGATGCCTATGGGGAGAAATAGAATAAAGGAGTTTTCACTTAGTACTTCTTATCCAATCAGTAATGCTTACACAGAGGATCAGTATATGGAGGGAATACCAATTCCTGCTGTGTGTCTTGCAAATCTTTTGGCTGCAAGAAACGCTATGCATGAGTATCCTGAAAATTTAACAGTACTGGCTCCCTTATCACATCCTGCAGAAGGCCAGAAAATTGATGGTCTAAACTATCCTAATGTGTTGAATCATTCATTTGGATCCTACAGAAACTATGAGTTTGACGGTGTCCCGGAAATTGGTGGAACCGTTGTTGGACGAACGGGGTCCCAACCTTTCCAATTAACTGAAAATGTGAATTCAAACACGTGGTTCTCATCAGAAACTGCTAGTTTGAGATCTGACAGTCCCTCTGGCTCCTCCAGATTTAGCAATGAGCTCTCTCTAAGTCTAACAACATCACAATCTGGTGTTGCATGTGGGACCAACCAATGCTCGGATATAACCTGCTCTGGTGTGACCAACCATGCTTTCCCTCAAAGACGCTTTGATTCAGAGCTAACATCTTGCAACAGCAGAAACCTGTCTTTAAACTTTGGCTCATACAAACCGGTCCACCTTTCGCAATTCTTAACTGGATCAAGATATCTTCGCGTAATGCAAGAAATACTCTCTGAAATTGCACAGTTATCACTTCAAAATCCTAACTCAGTAAGCTATCGAGGAAATGGGACAGAGTTTGGTGCAAACACTTCGTTTGCTTTGGGTTCTGATACCGGTAGGGGCTATGCAGCCATGAATTCTGATGATTTACCTGACGGAGACCAGATAATCATTGGTCATATGGATTCTGAAGCAAAGAAAAAGAATCTGGTGGCTTTGTTACAAGTG GTTGATGATCAATACAACCAATGCTTGGATGAGATTCATATGGTCATCTCTGCGTTTCATGCTGTCACTGAGTTGGATCCTAGTATACATGCTCGTTTCGCCCTTCAAACCATATCGTCCTTGTACAAAAACCTGAGGGACAGAATAAGCAATTACATTCTCGCGATGGGAGAACATTTTAATAAAGGAGGAGAAAGTGGGGTAGAGAAGTCATTTGAAACAACGTTCATTCAAAAGCAGTGGGCACTTCAGCAGCTAAAAAGGAAAGATCATCAATTATGGAGGCCACAGAGAGGTTTGCCAGAAAGATCTGTCTCAGTTTTGAGGGCATGGATGTTTCAGAACTTTCTTCACCC ATATCCAAAGGATGCAGAGAAGCAATTGCTGGCAGTAAAAAGTGGATTGTCAAGGAGTCAG GTATCTAATTGGTTCATAAATGCTCGAGTTCGTCTTTGGAAACCAATGATTGAGGAAATGTATGCTGAGATGAATAGAAGGAAAATTCGTACTGGAAACGAAGATGAAGCCAACCATAgaagaaatcaaaaaattattgaGAATCGTTTATTTACTATGAAGTGA